The following nucleotide sequence is from Paenibacillus andongensis.
CCTAGTAAATACACTTCTTGCTAAGCAAGTCTCTCAGGTTGTGGAGCAAGGGCGCTTTCCTCTCGTCATTGGCGGTGATCATAGCATAGCTATCGGGACATTAGCCGGGTTATCCAGCCATTATCAGAACTTAGGCGTCATCTGGATCGATGCACATTCCGACTTAAATTCAGCCGATACAAGCCCATCCGGTAATATTCATGGGATGTCGTTAGCCGTCAGTCTAGGAATGGGGCATCCCTTATTAACCAGCATTATGGGCAATCATGACAAAGTAAAAGCGGAGAATATCGTCCTTATTGCAGCACGTTCTCTCGATGAAGGCGAGAAGAAACTTATTCGCTCTTTGGGGATCAAATGCTATACCATGTATGACATTGATCGCAAAGGGATGGCTTCCATTATGCAAGATGCTATTGACTATATAAGCAGCAAAACAGACGGCGTACATGTTAGTTTTGACGTCGATTCTCTGGATCCGATTGAAGCACCTGGAACAGGCACGATTGTAAAAGGTGGACTTCATTACCGCGAAGCTCATCTGGCCGTAGAAATGCTGCATGAAGCAGGCATTGTAACCTCAGCCGAATTCGTTGAGGTGAATCCTCTTCTCGACGACAATAACAAAACATCCCACTTAGCCGTCGGCTTAATTAGCTCTTTGTTTGGCAAGCAGATTCTATAGGTAGAAACCATTGCTAGATGATTTGGTGCGGCGTGCCATGTCGAAAGAAGTAAGCGCGGAAAGCGCGCTCAATCTGCAAGCACGACTAAAAAAAGGTAAGCTTTGCTCCCCCAAACCCAAAATTCTTAGTGTGAACAAAACCCGTTACTCTCCGCTTAGCTGCGAGGATAACGGGTTATTTGCTTGTTACAGGCAGGAAATAAATGTAAGATAAAGACATCATCTTGGGTGGGGCGGCATCACTCACTGCCAAATACATAGACCAAGTGCGGAGCCTACAATGAAAACCTTAAATCACTGGTACTTGCATCTCTTTCTGATTTTGCTCTCACTTTCCACAGTAGGGATCTACTTTTTGTTCAAAAACCAAACCTACTTTGAATTTCTAGTTTGGAACTTATTCCTCGCTTGGATTCCGTACATCCTTGCTGTATTAGCTCATTTTATACACACTCGTAGATCTATGATCTTGAAAAAAATCATATTAATCTTCGTCGGATTAGCTTGGTTGTTATTCCTGCCTAACTCTCCGTATGTCATAACGGATCTCATTCATTTAACGATTTTGAAGGACTCTTATGTACAAAAAGGAACGCTCTCCTTTACATACTGGTATGATTTTTTCGTCATCTTCTTATTTGCATGGAACGGTCTATTGCTAGGATGCAGCTCCATGTACATGATTCAAAAGATATGGAAAGAGCGTTTCAATCCCTTTGTTTCATGGCTGATCATCACATTAACTGCGTTACTATGCGGGTACGGCATACTTTTAGGAAGAGAATATCGCTTAAACAGTTGGGACGCTTTGCTGAATAGCGGAATTTTGGAAATCTTGCGAGAAACTCTGCATCAAGAAGCCTTTGTCTTCTGCTTATTAGTCGGATTTGTTATCATGACGGTGTACGTAACCTTTTATGTACTCGTAAATAGCATAAACGGCTCAAGACATTCAAGTCCTTACTCAGACCAAAAATCAAGGAGATGATTGCAATAACAACCGTTAAAGGTGTCACGCCCATTTTTAGAATGTTCGACGAGATGAAGGCAAAGGAATTCTACCTAGATTACTTGGGTTTTTCGTTAGAGTGGGAGCATCGATTTGAAAGTGATATGCCGCTTTACATGGAGGTCCGTTTAGTCGAATGTAAATTGCATCTTTCTGAGCATTATGGGGATTGCAGCCCGGGTGCAGCTGTTCGAATAGAAATCGTGGACATCGTAGCATTCCATACGAATTTGAAAAATAAAAAATATACCTATTCTCGCCCCGGCATAGAGACCAGCCCATGGCATACCAGAGAAGTCTGTGTCACGGATCCGTTCGGGAATAAGCTTACCTTTTATGAATCGTTGAACGACCATGTGGATTAAGACGTCGCAGGCAGTATTACAGGAAGATTGATATAAAAAGTGCAGCTAATTTCATCCAGCCCCGCAGAAATTGTCTAGACGATTCTTTTCAAATCCTAAAAAACGCCCCCGACTCATCTACCGATGAGTCGGGGGCGTTCGATCTATATGGGTATAGTCAACTGTCGTAGTCTACAAAGTCTTCTTCACCCAGCGCTAGTCGGCAGGCTGCAGCAATCTTTCACCAGCTATGCCCGGCGTGGTCATCTGAATTGGATTGAGGATTTCTTCAATCTCCTCAGGTGTAAGCAGCCCGCGCTCTAGGATGAGTTCTTTGAGCGTCATGCCAGTGCGCACAGCTTCTTTCACTAATTGCGCGGCGACTTCGTAGCCGAGATGCGGGTTCAAAGCTGTGACGATGCCAAAACTTTGCTCGACATAAGAAGCACAGCGCTCGCGGTCGGCTTCCAAGCCCTCAATCGCAAAGCGCTCGAACACGTCAGCCGCGTTCCGCAGTATTTTCAGCGATTGTAGAAGGTTGAACGCAAGTACGGGTCCCATGACGTTAAGTTCGAATTGTCCTGCTTCGCAGGCTAGGCAAATCGTATGATCGTTGCCAATGACTTGGAACGCCACTTGATTCACAACCTCTGGCATAACGGGGTTTACTTTACCTGGCATAATGGAAGATCCCGGCTGTCTCGGCGGTAATTTCAGCTCCCCTAAGCCTACGCGAGGGCCTGAAGCCATTAATCGGATATCATTGCATATTTTCGAAAGGTTAACGGCGCATACTTTCAAGGATGCGGATAGCTCCGTGTAGGCATCCATGTTTTGAGTGCCGTCGACCAAATGTTCGGCTAGTTCAATAGGGATTCCCACCTGCCCTTTTAGATGAAACATTACGCGTTCCACATACTCAGGCTTCGCATTAAGCCCAGTTCCTACAGCAGTAGCCCCCATATTAACGGTCAAAAGCCCCTTCGAAGCATGACGGATACGATTGATATCACGCTGGATAACACGCGCATAAGCGCCGAATTCTTGGCCCATACGAATAGGAACAGCGTCTTGGAGATGTGTACGCCCCATTTTAATAACATCATCAAATTCCGTTTCTTTACGGGCAAAAGCACTTTGGAGTGAAGTCATAGTCTCGATCAATTGCTCAGATAAACGGTACGCGGCAATTTTGATGGCGGTAGGGATAACGTCGTTTGTGGATTGCGACATGTTGACATGATTGTTCGGATTACAATGGAAATAATTGCCCTTTTCCTCGCCCAGCAGCTCCAACGTCCGATTAGCAAGCACTTCGTTCATGTTCATATTGATGGAGGTTCCCGCTCCGCCTTGAATAGAATCAACAATAAATTCCTCAAGCAACTGACCTTGTCTCACTTCTTCGGCTGCTTTGACTAATTGTTCGCCGATTTTTTTGGGCAGCATATGTGTTTCCATATTCGCTAATGCAGCTGCTCTTTTTACTTCTGCCAAAGCTGTAATGAGCTCTGCGTGAATTTTCACTCCCGTAATTGGGAAATTCTCTAATGCACGCATGGTTTGAATGCCGTAATAAGCCTGGGATGGAACTTGTTTTTCACCTATAAAGTCTTTTTCAATGCGATGAGTCATCGTAGACACCATTCCTTTTTTCTACAAAGTATACTGCTCGACGTTGCGAAGTAGGTGTTCCGAAAATTCTTCTAACTCTCTGCCTCTAGATCAATTGAACGCTGTGCATGGCCACATAAGCGCTCATCTGAAGAATTCGCGACTGCTTTCAAGAATCCTGCAATATCTGACACGTTCTGTAATATTTTTTTTGACCACCGATCAAATTTGACCGCTTCTAATAATATTTCCTATTTTGACAATTCAAGTCTTCATATCCTTGCAACAATTCACACGGATTTGCACATAATGATTGAACTGACCTACTTTGTTAAGACTTGTATCACTGTCTAAAGCTATGTATTTATATATGCTTGGAGCAGCACAAACGCAAAGGGGATTTACCATGAGTTGACGAATACAATGGATTAAACAAGCTCGCTCTGTGAGACAATTAGAAAGATACAGTTAATGCCGGCGAGATTGGCTTACAAGCTGCACGTCAGGGAGGAATACTTATGGATACGTCGAGTTCGATGATTATTGAAAAAACGGAAAAATACGGGGCTCGCAATTATCATCCGCTGCCTATCGTGATATCGAGAGCGGAAGGCGTATGGGTCGAGGATCCGGAAGGCCACCGCTACATGGATATGCTTAGCGCTTACTCCGCCTTAAATCAAGGTCATCGTCATCCTCACATTCTGAGAGCGCTTCATGAGCAAGCCGAGAAAGTTACACTGACGTCTAGAGCTTTCCATAGCGAGACATTAGGTTCGTTTTATGAAAAATTAGCGAATTACACGGGTAAGCCGATGATTTTACCGATGAATACCGGGGCTGAAGCGGTCGAAACCGCTGTAAAGGCTATTCGTCGTTGGGGCTACGAAGTGAAAGGAATCCCCGCCGATCAAGCGGAAATTATCGTCTGCGAAGGAAATTTCCACGGTCGGACGGTGACGATCACTTCCTTCTCATCGTCGCCGGAATATAAGCGTGGTTTCGGGCCTTTTACGCCAGGGTTTCGCATTATACCCTACGGGGATGCGGCGGCGCTGCGTGAGGCCATCGGGCCGAATACGGCGGGCTTCCTGTTCGAGCCTATTCAAGGCGAGGCTGGCATTGTGATTCCGCAGCCCGGTTACCTGCGGGAATGTTATGAGCTATGTCAGGCGAATAACGTGTTGTTCGTCGCGGACGAAATCCAGACGGGATTCGGCCGTACGGGTCGCCGCTTCGCCTGCGACTGGGAAGGCGTTACGCCGAACCTGTACATCATGGGCAAAGCCCTCGGCGGCGGCGTGTTCCCGATCTCGGCGGTCGCCGGTGATCGAGAGGTTCTTGATGTTTTCGAGCCGGGCTCCCACGGCTCGACGTTCGGGGGTAATCCGCTCGGCTGCGCCGTCGCGATCGCGGCGCTGGAGGTCACCCTGAACGAGCGGCTCGCAGAGCGCTCGGATGAGCTTGGCGCTTATTTCCTGAAGCGGCTTCAGGAAATTCAATCTCCGCAGATTACGGAGATTCGCGGCCGTGGGCTGTTCATCGGTATTGACCTTAAGGTTTCAGCTCGTCCGTTCTGTGAAGAGCTGAAAGCGAATGGTCTACTGTGTAAGGAGACACACGAGCACATAATACGCTTGGCTCCGCCTCTTACCATTACAAAGGAAGAGCTCGATTGGGCTTGGCAGCAAGTAAATGACGTGCTGAGTGAAGCTTAGCACTTAAGTATAATAGCCCTCTAGCTTTTGTTGAAGCTGGAGGGCTTTGTTTTAATTTGTTTTAGAAGTTTTTCATCGTTATCAAGCCACTTCTGCGCGCCTCCACCACTTTAGCGATAAACAACATCGTTACAGCACCCGACTATTCTACTCTATCTATTCTTTTACAAAAATAAGCGTCCCAAATCGATGCGGCATATGGAAATCAACTTTACCTGTTGGTGACCACGCCCAATAATGTCTATTCCCTTCTAGGTCATCATCAATCCGATATAAATTCCAACGCCACTCAGCGCCATGCTGAGGTGTCCGGTCTTCCCCACGCTTTTGCATCTGCTCTTGCTTTTGCTCATCCTCTTGCACTTGCTCTTGCTCTCTCTCTCGCCCCTGCCCCGACTCCCAATCCAAATCAACAAAAGGAATCCGCAGCTCATAAATCCTCCACCCATCGTCCCTATCCGAGACATGGGTATTCATTCCCTTAGCATCCCATGCAACATCTACCTCTTTATTCCCACCCTTATAATGGATCAAAGCATCGAATACGACGTTTCGTGGACTCACTTCGAACTCGTAATAAACCGCTCCGGTACCGCTTTTATCGAGAAACACCTCAACCACATCTTCCAAATAAATAGGATCATCTCGCCGCTCCATCGTTGCCACGACGTGATCATCCTCACATTCGAATCTTATATGCAGAGCATCAGCTGTCCAACATGCGCGAAAGCTAGTCTTGAGCCGAGGCATCTCACCCGTGACAACTTCCCTTAAATCATTGCCTATTATTTCTTCCCAATTCACAATTCCGTTCTCTGCCTCTACATAGCGACATTCATATCTCATCCGATCTGTCATCCTCGCTCCCTACTTACTCTTATATACAATATTAATATCATATTCGTTATCTAGAAAGCTAGAAATTTGATCCCGAGATTCCGACTTCACGTCCTTTAACCAGGAAGCGTCAAACTTCTCGATGACTTCTATTCTTAAATTCTCGTATTTTGTCTTCGCTTTTTCAATCCTAGACACACGATTTTGTGTAAATAGGAACAATGATATACAAACCAGAAGCGAACCTGATAGAAGCTTATTAGAAATAAGCAAATCGAGGATGGCTAATGCATTGCCGCCTGAAACTACTATTACTTTTCTATAGAAAGAGATAATAAAATAAAGAATCAAACCACCTGTTAGAATGGCGAATAAAGGTTGTGTATTTTTGAGCTTGTCCCATTCTTGTTTTCTATCCCGAAGTTTGTGTAGGATCTTGGTCGCATCGTCACTTAGATTAAGTTCAGGCCATTGCATGAAGCACTCCCCCTCTCTACCATCTTATGCTTGGACACGGCTATTCTTTCCATAAAAAAAAGACCATCAGCATCTCTCTTCAAGCTTGGCTGAAGATGCTTTTGGTCTATGATTTGTCTTTTGAAATTTACTAGAATCGTTTTTTCCCAACTAAAAACTTTTTATTTCCTTTTTTAGCTGTCACAGGCACATGCTTATAGCTGCGCACCATCGGATTTTTACATAATGGACAAGTTGGTAAAGCTTCCGTAACGAATTCTTTGCGAACCCATGCTTTACAATCTGTCTCTTTACATTTCCAAATTTCAATCTGTTCGACTTCTGGCTTGTGATCTTCGGTCACGGTACTCGTTGGTGTAGACATTTCAATATGTGCTCCCTGCTTCGTAGATTAGACTACTTATTATTATACAGATCAGATCGAATATCAAGTCTTTCCCGTGTTCAAAATTATTTACCAGTGGTAGAATGGATGAGGCGGTTACAATTTAGACACAGAATACAAAGGCAGGAATCATTAATGATAAACTTATTACGTGAATGGAAGTCACAATTTCATGGCTATAGCCGAAATATTTTGCTCTTCTTTTGGTTTAATTTTGTATGGAACTTAGGTTTAGGTATGTTTGGGCTCGTCTATAACCTTTATGTCAGAAGTCTTGGCTATGACCAAACGACGGTTGGCAGCATGGTTGGCATGGCGTCACTGGCAGCGGCCATTATTCTAATTCCCGCCGGTCTAATGAATGATCGTTTCGGACCTAAGCGCGTCATTACATTTGGTCTCATTTTTACCATCGTAGCACTGACGGCTCGCTCTCTTATTGAAGTCAAAGAGGGTATGCTCGTTTCGTCCTTCTTGGGCGGTATGGCCCTTGCTGTTGTTTCCGCAACTATTCTACCTTTTATGGCCAACAACTCTACCCCTCAGCAGCGCGTTCACCTGTTCAGCTTTAACATGGCTCTTGTCATGTTAGCGAATGTAGTTGGTATTGCACTGGGTGGCGTTCTTAGTGACTTATTTCAATTCATGATTGGTTTAGACGAAATTCGTAGCTTGCGATTTACCCTATTGATTGGAGTCGGTATCGCAGCACTTGGCTTTATACCTATCGCTTTTTTTGAGAAAAGTGAGCAAGAAATACAACCCCGTAGCGAATCACTAAAGTGGAAGCAAGTGTGGAGCGTACATAAACCATCCTTACAGGTTATTGGTATTTTTTGTTTATTAGGCTTGTTATCATCCATGGGTGGGGGCATGATTGTCCCCTATTTGAATGTGTATTTTGAAGATCGTTTTGACGCTTCGAAATCCGCCATTGGTATCGTTGTAGCTTTAGGTCAAGCCGCAACAGCGATTGCTTTTCTCATTGGACCCATGATTGTAAAGAGATTCGGAGAAGTTAAATCTGTCGTATACCTGCAGCTATGTTCCATTCCATTTCTCCTCCTAACCGCTTTTTCTGCTAACTTTTACTTATCATCGGGTGGGTACTTGTTCCGGCAAGCCTTAATGAACGCCGCTAATCCATTTTATAATTCGATCAAAATGAGCTACGTCAACCGATCGCTCCGGGGATTAGCGTCCAGTTCAGGGGAAGCTGTTTTTCATCTCGGTTGGTTCCTTGCTTCACCAATAAGTACGGGCCTTGTTTTCCGCTATGGCTCTTACTACGGGTACGCGTATGCTTTCTGCATCACAGCTGTAGTCTACACAGTAATCTCCTATTTATTCTACTTTTTTTTCGGGAAAAATCGGTTTAAACCCGTTGATGAATCATCCTAAAAAATTGGTTCTTTCTATCGTTGACTTGAACGATGGAAAGGAAATACAATACATGAGAGCGCATTCATTTTGAGATCCTAGTGCTCCTTATCGATGATCAATTGTGAGGGGATGGATTTGCTATGAGGAATAAAATCTTCTTTAATGGACAAAGTATCGTCCTAACGTGGTTGATTTCCTATATCGTCATTCTACTTTTACCCGTGGCAATTGGCTTATTATTGTATATGGAATCCAGTAAAACACTGAAGGAAGAAATTCAGCAGGCCAATGATTCTCTTTTAAAACAAGTTCGGGAAATTATGGACAATCAGTTTAAAACCATGGAACAGCTGAACTTCGAGATTACGTGGAATGTAAGCGTCCAAGAGCTGCTCTATTCGAATAAATATGAAGCATTTCCCAAAGAATATAGATATGATGCTTATCAAATCGCACGTATTCTTTCTATGTACAAAACCTCCTACCCGCTGATCGATTCTTTCTATATTTATTTGAATAATGATCAATCCGCTATTCTCCCTACCACTGTTAGAACAAAAGACTTTGTCTATGAAACTTTACATATGAGCGATGCTTTCTCGTTCTCTTCTTGGCAAGCTATCGTGACTCGAAGCAATTTCAAAGGCTTTATTCCCATGTACCGAATTGGTGATGATAACACCCTGCGTAAAACGGTAGCCTACATCAGCACATACCCTGAAGAGCATAATAAACCACTGGCTACCAATGTCATTATGGTCGATCAATCTCGCATTATTGGCGCTATTCAAAATATGGAAATTTTCAACAAAGGTCACGTACTCATCCTAAATAATGAAAATCAAATTCTGGCTTCCAACTCCACAAATTCGCTTCCTGCTGATTTTCCTTTCAATCAATTAGAGAGCTCGTCCAACTTTTATTACACCGACGCTACTGGCGAAAAATATGAAGTTTTCAACATTCAGTCACCAGGTTCCAAACTAAAATATGTTTCTATGATGCCAAGCACCGTATATTGGAAAAAAGCCGCTCACATCCGTAAC
It contains:
- a CDS encoding MFS transporter, encoding MINLLREWKSQFHGYSRNILLFFWFNFVWNLGLGMFGLVYNLYVRSLGYDQTTVGSMVGMASLAAAIILIPAGLMNDRFGPKRVITFGLIFTIVALTARSLIEVKEGMLVSSFLGGMALAVVSATILPFMANNSTPQQRVHLFSFNMALVMLANVVGIALGGVLSDLFQFMIGLDEIRSLRFTLLIGVGIAALGFIPIAFFEKSEQEIQPRSESLKWKQVWSVHKPSLQVIGIFCLLGLLSSMGGGMIVPYLNVYFEDRFDASKSAIGIVVALGQAATAIAFLIGPMIVKRFGEVKSVVYLQLCSIPFLLLTAFSANFYLSSGGYLFRQALMNAANPFYNSIKMSYVNRSLRGLASSSGEAVFHLGWFLASPISTGLVFRYGSYYGYAYAFCITAVVYTVISYLFYFFFGKNRFKPVDESS
- the rocF gene encoding arginase: MRTKPTVAAITVPFDLGAGRRGASKGPKAILQAGLIRGLQQMDITIDHVADIRLPDDTATPLAAEVDQTNLKYLAEVTLVNTLLAKQVSQVVEQGRFPLVIGGDHSIAIGTLAGLSSHYQNLGVIWIDAHSDLNSADTSPSGNIHGMSLAVSLGMGHPLLTSIMGNHDKVKAENIVLIAARSLDEGEKKLIRSLGIKCYTMYDIDRKGMASIMQDAIDYISSKTDGVHVSFDVDSLDPIEAPGTGTIVKGGLHYREAHLAVEMLHEAGIVTSAEFVEVNPLLDDNNKTSHLAVGLISSLFGKQIL
- a CDS encoding VOC family protein produces the protein MIAITTVKGVTPIFRMFDEMKAKEFYLDYLGFSLEWEHRFESDMPLYMEVRLVECKLHLSEHYGDCSPGAAVRIEIVDIVAFHTNLKNKKYTYSRPGIETSPWHTREVCVTDPFGNKLTFYESLNDHVD
- a CDS encoding cold-shock protein, producing MSTPTSTVTEDHKPEVEQIEIWKCKETDCKAWVRKEFVTEALPTCPLCKNPMVRSYKHVPVTAKKGNKKFLVGKKRF
- a CDS encoding DUF1361 domain-containing protein — encoded protein: MKTLNHWYLHLFLILLSLSTVGIYFLFKNQTYFEFLVWNLFLAWIPYILAVLAHFIHTRRSMILKKIILIFVGLAWLLFLPNSPYVITDLIHLTILKDSYVQKGTLSFTYWYDFFVIFLFAWNGLLLGCSSMYMIQKIWKERFNPFVSWLIITLTALLCGYGILLGREYRLNSWDALLNSGILEILRETLHQEAFVFCLLVGFVIMTVYVTFYVLVNSINGSRHSSPYSDQKSRR
- a CDS encoding ornithine--oxo-acid transaminase, encoding MDTSSSMIIEKTEKYGARNYHPLPIVISRAEGVWVEDPEGHRYMDMLSAYSALNQGHRHPHILRALHEQAEKVTLTSRAFHSETLGSFYEKLANYTGKPMILPMNTGAEAVETAVKAIRRWGYEVKGIPADQAEIIVCEGNFHGRTVTITSFSSSPEYKRGFGPFTPGFRIIPYGDAAALREAIGPNTAGFLFEPIQGEAGIVIPQPGYLRECYELCQANNVLFVADEIQTGFGRTGRRFACDWEGVTPNLYIMGKALGGGVFPISAVAGDREVLDVFEPGSHGSTFGGNPLGCAVAIAALEVTLNERLAERSDELGAYFLKRLQEIQSPQITEIRGRGLFIGIDLKVSARPFCEELKANGLLCKETHEHIIRLAPPLTITKEELDWAWQQVNDVLSEA
- a CDS encoding carbohydrate-binding family 9-like protein, translating into MRYECRYVEAENGIVNWEEIIGNDLREVVTGEMPRLKTSFRACWTADALHIRFECEDDHVVATMERRDDPIYLEDVVEVFLDKSGTGAVYYEFEVSPRNVVFDALIHYKGGNKEVDVAWDAKGMNTHVSDRDDGWRIYELRIPFVDLDWESGQGREREQEQVQEDEQKQEQMQKRGEDRTPQHGAEWRWNLYRIDDDLEGNRHYWAWSPTGKVDFHMPHRFGTLIFVKE
- a CDS encoding YpbF family protein — translated: MQWPELNLSDDATKILHKLRDRKQEWDKLKNTQPLFAILTGGLILYFIISFYRKVIVVSGGNALAILDLLISNKLLSGSLLVCISLFLFTQNRVSRIEKAKTKYENLRIEVIEKFDASWLKDVKSESRDQISSFLDNEYDINIVYKSK
- a CDS encoding aspartate ammonia-lyase, encoding MTHRIEKDFIGEKQVPSQAYYGIQTMRALENFPITGVKIHAELITALAEVKRAAALANMETHMLPKKIGEQLVKAAEEVRQGQLLEEFIVDSIQGGAGTSINMNMNEVLANRTLELLGEEKGNYFHCNPNNHVNMSQSTNDVIPTAIKIAAYRLSEQLIETMTSLQSAFARKETEFDDVIKMGRTHLQDAVPIRMGQEFGAYARVIQRDINRIRHASKGLLTVNMGATAVGTGLNAKPEYVERVMFHLKGQVGIPIELAEHLVDGTQNMDAYTELSASLKVCAVNLSKICNDIRLMASGPRVGLGELKLPPRQPGSSIMPGKVNPVMPEVVNQVAFQVIGNDHTICLACEAGQFELNVMGPVLAFNLLQSLKILRNAADVFERFAIEGLEADRERCASYVEQSFGIVTALNPHLGYEVAAQLVKEAVRTGMTLKELILERGLLTPEEIEEILNPIQMTTPGIAGERLLQPAD